A stretch of Endozoicomonas sp. SCSIO W0465 DNA encodes these proteins:
- a CDS encoding transposase produces the protein MNIGRISDLISNDTCFEMIRENRWPDGTVLCPHCDSENVKKNGHDNVQVECQHYYCKSCKRYFDDLTNTVFAGHHRPLKVWIACLYLMGLNVSNSQIAQELDLCVSDAHHMTTVLRNGVVDRKPEVILDGEVEFDEVYIVAGHKGHPEALKKSGSSTEKKKA, from the coding sequence ATGAATATAGGCCGAATCTCAGATCTCATCAGTAATGACACCTGCTTTGAGATGATCCGTGAGAACCGCTGGCCAGATGGCACTGTTCTCTGTCCGCACTGTGATTCTGAGAATGTCAAAAAGAATGGACACGACAATGTGCAGGTAGAGTGCCAGCACTATTACTGTAAGTCCTGTAAGCGCTACTTCGATGACCTGACAAATACGGTTTTCGCAGGACACCACCGACCACTCAAAGTCTGGATTGCCTGTCTCTATTTAATGGGGCTGAACGTCTCCAACAGCCAGATAGCTCAGGAACTTGATCTGTGTGTCAGTGATGCACACCATATGACCACAGTCTTACGAAATGGTGTTGTTGACCGAAAGCCTGAAGTGATTCTTGATGGCGAAGTTGAATTCGACGAGGTCTACATTGTAGCTGGTCACAAGGGACACCCTGAAGCATTAAAAAAATCTGGATCGTCCACCGAGAAAAAGAAGGCTTAA
- a CDS encoding IS1595 family transposase: MDRPPRKRRLKGAPGRGTLEKDKPPVLGMIQRGGQVIINMLSNVKKATIEPFIKKHVAPQSQIYTDEYNIYDDLESWGFRHKTVCHGKGEYARDDDKDGIYEVHVNTMEGFWSLLRSWLRPHRGISQEALPLYLGFFEFLHNIGRRGKSLLQPLVNLLVT; encoded by the coding sequence CTGGATCGTCCACCGAGAAAAAGAAGGCTTAAAGGCGCTCCGGGCCGTGGGACTCTTGAAAAAGACAAACCGCCGGTATTGGGAATGATTCAAAGGGGAGGTCAGGTCATTATCAACATGCTGTCGAACGTTAAGAAGGCGACAATCGAACCATTTATCAAGAAACACGTAGCCCCACAGAGCCAGATTTATACCGATGAATACAACATCTATGATGACCTTGAAAGCTGGGGCTTCAGACATAAAACGGTCTGTCACGGCAAAGGTGAGTATGCTCGTGATGATGACAAAGACGGTATTTACGAGGTGCATGTTAATACTATGGAGGGGTTTTGGTCACTTCTACGCTCGTGGCTAAGGCCTCACAGGGGAATATCCCAAGAGGCTTTACCCCTTTACCTTGGCTTTTTTGAGTTTTTGCATAATATTGGCCGAAGAGGCAAAAGTCTTCTTCAGCCCTTAGTCAACTTGCTGGTTACATAG
- a CDS encoding transglutaminase-like domain-containing protein, whose translation MQSAAWRTAQGTYFSPETNSCEAYQELSTINGINDIPTRLRSLMDWLDTFSDDTNVTGEGEELLLAMLREKQGVCRHKSMIFQMFCHYWGIPARQVWNTSHSFVEISPDGGHTWRQYQLGGGGQASSDTTEPDWGDYRQLGNSVLRSPIERSARVHSEPGFDSLDQQYQGIKEKLAILNEKLKKKVEVSKDDLQELKNDYFSFLNMPEKDLSRFYRLPINWALLISPQLFSLYGEDINRWKKIIEKSARLSENSTNQRSQRSIFVHSHVDELLTILSEKDIDTPYLIWLCDIYDLSPWYIKHSLLAILKFYSKRRNSYQLKNRMELMFNSIPLSMTNLNLNNTPLKCYKKMSTVFTENAQIIPKSKSLMLRITETIIHQKLNHQPVENSKILPENLVTGEPAFLSKSKSISYRPIIFDCSILIEEDAFNKIDKINKFDIKPEIKELLLVEEPFYGFNTDMNVNILSLFFQWLTIHHMSDLREPIWLTYQYEHWSETKKITDTYQLALKAEHLRLNTDYPLELPPSRISDYFNQPSALVLQSKDIFFLLDEFLALIVN comes from the coding sequence TTGCAGTCAGCGGCTTGGCGAACTGCTCAAGGAACGTATTTTTCTCCCGAAACCAATAGCTGTGAAGCTTATCAGGAGCTAAGCACCATCAACGGAATCAACGATATCCCCACACGACTGAGATCCCTGATGGACTGGCTGGACACCTTTTCCGACGATACCAATGTCACTGGAGAAGGAGAAGAACTGTTGCTGGCAATGCTCAGGGAGAAGCAAGGGGTCTGTCGGCATAAATCGATGATCTTCCAGATGTTCTGCCACTATTGGGGGATTCCGGCCCGGCAGGTATGGAATACCTCCCACAGCTTTGTTGAGATCAGTCCCGACGGTGGGCATACCTGGCGGCAATATCAGCTCGGCGGTGGTGGACAGGCCAGCTCAGACACCACAGAGCCTGATTGGGGCGATTATCGTCAATTGGGCAATTCTGTGCTTAGGTCGCCCATTGAAAGATCGGCACGCGTTCATAGTGAGCCTGGCTTTGACTCATTAGATCAACAATACCAAGGGATTAAAGAAAAGCTGGCAATACTGAACGAAAAATTGAAGAAAAAAGTTGAGGTTTCAAAAGACGACTTGCAGGAACTTAAAAATGATTATTTTTCTTTTCTCAATATGCCAGAAAAAGACCTATCCAGATTTTATAGATTGCCAATAAACTGGGCATTGCTTATATCGCCACAATTATTTTCCCTGTACGGAGAAGACATCAACAGATGGAAAAAAATCATAGAAAAAAGTGCGAGATTGTCAGAAAACTCAACTAATCAAAGGAGTCAAAGGAGCATTTTTGTACATTCCCACGTGGATGAACTTCTTACGATACTCTCTGAAAAAGATATTGACACACCCTATCTTATTTGGCTGTGTGACATTTATGATCTTTCTCCTTGGTACATTAAGCATTCTCTATTAGCAATACTGAAATTTTATTCAAAAAGAAGGAACTCTTATCAACTAAAAAACAGAATGGAATTAATGTTCAATTCCATCCCCCTATCAATGACAAATCTTAATTTGAACAACACTCCATTAAAATGTTACAAGAAAATGTCTACCGTATTCACAGAGAACGCACAAATAATCCCCAAAAGTAAATCATTAATGTTACGAATAACGGAGACTATCATCCATCAAAAACTGAATCACCAGCCTGTAGAAAACAGCAAAATTTTACCTGAAAATCTGGTAACAGGAGAACCGGCTTTTTTAAGCAAATCAAAATCAATTAGCTATAGACCTATTATTTTTGACTGCTCTATTTTAATAGAGGAAGATGCATTCAACAAAATAGATAAAATAAACAAATTTGATATTAAACCTGAAATTAAAGAGCTTCTACTAGTTGAAGAACCCTTTTATGGTTTTAACACTGATATGAATGTAAATATTTTATCACTATTTTTTCAGTGGTTAACCATTCACCACATGAGTGACCTGAGGGAACCAATTTGGCTGACTTATCAATATGAACACTGGTCAGAGACAAAAAAAATAACAGATACTTATCAGCTGGCACTAAAGGCAGAACACCTTCGACTTAATACTGATTATCCACTTGAGCTTCCACCTTCAAGAATATCAGATTATTTCAATCAGCCATCAGCACTTGTTCTTCAAAGCAAAGACATATTCTTCCTTCTGGATGAGTTTCTTGCTCTCATTGTCAATTGA
- a CDS encoding AAA family ATPase, translated as MSKMTRIDNNNQQTTDSQQPEFTTATDGGKRNYLNRTATQAALDKQLPESKQTPDVALIERSPIASKATFSTDFERSPVDSTSKTSDHQSKSSGEFYFANDPLAKQQIIDQLALEQPSIYCIRSLDDLEKHGLIRQFWLENGQLHQAKGRLFADQPITLVFDLTTMSPGDIASFNDILQVHPQCNDKPLGDQVRRVFLVNDGMLKGSQAANPDLWRRLGQMPEKRVAKTDHVADSVMDETLLAQHTTASVVENKTVVTIDFATTGDWYPCLFGSIGLDEQGQLFFSEGALARLEDDTHLVFKNAPWKNPGFQEALATALRKGGFEANRQWVSLPTQISFSREEITDTELNAWKKQTIRECEAFRPERPFACINAHSIDSLKHRIRVEGTSVVPANMLANLLKGSSQLVITSELDEKQWLWLLTELQQLPDGQRPLLFTSVANGSLSANGSVSANSGNTVQPQKRPLIDSSDTDPTPQKRAKLEPTANRKNRALTTDVLLPSEGRRWQLADDGYQQCVNAIPGTVLSYEISPTDTIELLQQVNLTSQNNMTFSLTNTTLMQALVNGTPLILSGLEHNPRLSANLETLLLPNPYLFIHGHKVELPKASVTFIRPPQGQSTGSALIDQICNPQHHPEQHPEHHPGQHQEQPPENPVYSLLKSLPRSYQRTYPAVPPWSSAAFCQQFEQQAEAERRLDGSIRLMPCHQRKALHVLLAKAYRGDPAVYSFIKAKIARYYPDQPADDRANRSALQQWLARHPEPKLEQIKADFWTLARHCPPGVHQAIKQFDEINNDSVKALATYIVGSADWSHWFSLARQLTVNLNTVRTRSFFDGVVRSTLRDALIANKKLLTCGTVVSATLASVETAINAVLVTDQTDQQKWQQVNNLLISLFENNELPPHCEDLPNALLLNQRHTQSRQERRLEYLANRVQEHPMVFLQGEAGAGKSHMAEAIAVKGGYPGCQVIQLGPNRTSEELFGGTQLVSQQTDNQTDHHTAFCEGPLLQWALSRNPPLLVLDEANLAPDGLLAPLAGLTRTPPVIHYQGREYRLTEKHRIILTGNPDHYQGRRLDTTLRSRMPTFFYHPLPESVLARAIILPGLPGQWSDASKQQACHRLLTLFNHFKVLVPGDLVTPRDIRMCWRRFARLLNIIRLRQPIYRKHR; from the coding sequence ATGAGTAAAATGACAAGGATTGATAACAATAATCAGCAAACAACTGACTCCCAGCAACCTGAATTTACCACTGCTACTGATGGGGGAAAACGGAATTACCTGAACCGGACGGCAACACAAGCCGCCCTCGACAAACAGCTGCCTGAATCAAAACAGACTCCAGATGTTGCCTTGATCGAAAGATCACCAATTGCTTCAAAAGCCACCTTCTCTACTGATTTCGAACGCTCTCCAGTCGACTCAACAAGCAAAACCTCAGATCATCAAAGCAAAAGCTCCGGAGAGTTCTATTTTGCCAATGACCCTCTAGCCAAACAGCAGATTATTGATCAATTAGCCCTTGAACAGCCCTCAATATATTGTATCCGTTCACTGGACGATCTTGAAAAACATGGCCTTATCAGGCAATTCTGGTTAGAAAACGGCCAGTTGCATCAAGCAAAAGGACGCCTTTTTGCTGACCAGCCGATTACCCTGGTCTTTGATTTGACCACCATGTCCCCCGGTGACATCGCCAGCTTTAACGATATTCTCCAGGTCCATCCACAATGCAATGATAAACCGCTGGGGGATCAGGTCAGGCGGGTATTTCTGGTTAATGACGGGATGCTGAAGGGTAGCCAGGCCGCCAACCCCGATCTGTGGCGCCGATTAGGGCAAATGCCCGAGAAGCGGGTTGCAAAAACCGATCATGTCGCTGACTCCGTCATGGATGAGACGTTGCTGGCTCAACATACCACAGCGTCCGTTGTGGAGAATAAAACCGTGGTTACCATTGATTTCGCCACGACCGGCGACTGGTATCCATGCCTGTTTGGCAGTATCGGCCTGGATGAACAGGGTCAGCTGTTTTTTTCTGAAGGTGCATTGGCCCGGCTGGAGGATGACACCCATCTGGTCTTTAAAAATGCGCCGTGGAAAAATCCGGGTTTTCAAGAAGCGCTGGCTACGGCTCTGCGAAAGGGCGGGTTTGAAGCCAACCGGCAATGGGTCAGTTTGCCAACCCAGATAAGTTTCTCCAGAGAGGAAATTACTGACACGGAACTCAATGCCTGGAAAAAGCAGACCATCAGGGAATGTGAAGCCTTCCGTCCTGAAAGGCCATTTGCTTGCATTAATGCACACTCCATCGACAGTCTCAAGCATCGTATCAGGGTTGAAGGCACTTCGGTGGTCCCTGCAAATATGCTGGCCAATCTGCTCAAAGGCAGTAGTCAACTGGTGATTACCTCAGAGCTGGATGAAAAACAGTGGTTATGGCTACTGACTGAACTGCAGCAGTTGCCGGATGGGCAACGCCCATTACTGTTTACCAGCGTGGCTAACGGCTCTCTTTCCGCTAACGGCTCTGTTTCCGCTAACAGTGGAAATACAGTTCAACCTCAAAAAAGGCCATTGATTGATAGCTCAGATACTGATCCGACACCACAGAAACGGGCAAAATTAGAGCCAACCGCTAATCGTAAAAACCGAGCGCTGACAACCGATGTCTTACTGCCGTCAGAAGGTAGGCGTTGGCAATTGGCAGATGATGGTTATCAGCAATGTGTAAATGCCATTCCAGGCACTGTTTTGTCCTATGAAATCAGCCCGACAGACACCATAGAGCTTTTGCAACAGGTCAATCTGACCAGTCAGAACAACATGACGTTTTCATTAACCAACACGACGCTGATGCAAGCGCTGGTGAATGGCACACCGCTTATTCTCAGTGGCCTGGAACACAACCCAAGGTTGTCGGCAAACCTGGAAACCCTGTTATTGCCCAACCCCTACCTGTTTATTCACGGGCACAAAGTGGAACTGCCAAAGGCCAGCGTAACGTTCATCAGACCCCCACAGGGGCAAAGCACAGGCTCGGCGCTGATCGATCAGATTTGCAATCCACAACATCATCCAGAACAACATCCAGAACATCATCCAGGACAACATCAAGAACAACCGCCGGAAAACCCGGTCTATTCGCTGCTGAAATCACTGCCACGATCTTATCAAAGAACCTATCCGGCAGTGCCACCCTGGAGTTCGGCGGCTTTTTGCCAGCAGTTTGAGCAACAGGCCGAGGCAGAACGCCGGCTGGACGGCAGTATCCGGCTGATGCCCTGCCACCAGCGCAAAGCGTTGCACGTTCTGCTGGCCAAAGCGTACCGGGGCGATCCGGCGGTTTACAGTTTTATCAAGGCAAAAATCGCCCGGTATTATCCGGATCAACCCGCCGACGACCGGGCAAACCGGTCGGCCTTGCAACAGTGGTTGGCCAGGCATCCTGAACCCAAACTTGAGCAGATCAAAGCGGATTTCTGGACGCTGGCACGACACTGCCCGCCCGGGGTACACCAAGCCATTAAACAATTTGACGAGATTAATAACGACTCGGTTAAGGCGTTGGCAACTTATATCGTTGGCTCGGCGGACTGGTCACACTGGTTCTCACTGGCACGGCAATTAACCGTCAATCTGAATACCGTCAGAACACGATCGTTTTTTGATGGCGTGGTACGCTCAACCCTGAGGGATGCCCTGATCGCCAATAAAAAATTACTCACGTGCGGAACCGTTGTCAGTGCCACCCTGGCGTCAGTGGAGACCGCAATAAACGCTGTGCTGGTGACGGATCAGACCGATCAGCAGAAATGGCAGCAAGTCAACAACCTGCTGATTTCACTATTTGAGAATAATGAATTGCCGCCCCACTGCGAGGACCTGCCCAACGCCTTGCTCTTGAACCAACGTCATACCCAGTCCAGGCAGGAGCGTCGCCTGGAGTATCTGGCCAACCGGGTACAGGAGCACCCTATGGTCTTTCTGCAAGGGGAAGCCGGGGCAGGAAAGTCCCATATGGCCGAGGCCATTGCAGTCAAGGGCGGTTATCCCGGTTGCCAGGTCATCCAGCTGGGCCCCAACCGGACCTCAGAGGAACTGTTTGGCGGAACGCAGCTGGTCAGTCAACAAACGGACAACCAGACCGATCATCACACGGCGTTTTGCGAAGGGCCGCTCCTGCAGTGGGCATTGTCCAGGAATCCGCCCCTGCTGGTGCTGGATGAGGCTAACCTGGCACCTGACGGCTTGCTGGCTCCCCTCGCCGGTTTGACCAGGACACCGCCGGTCATCCACTATCAGGGCCGGGAATATCGGTTAACAGAGAAACACCGGATTATTCTCACCGGCAATCCCGACCATTACCAGGGGCGACGGCTGGATACCACCCTCAGATCCCGGATGCCCACCTTTTTCTACCATCCCCTGCCCGAATCCGTGCTGGCAAGGGCCATTATCTTACCCGGTCTGCCTGGCCAGTGGTCAGATGCCAGCAAGCAACAGGCCTGTCACCGCCTGTTAACCCTGTTCAACCACTTTAAGGTGCTGGTGCCGGGGGATCTGGTCACCCCGAGGGATATCAGGATGTGCTGGCGACGGTTCGCCAGATTGTTAAATATTATCCGGCTGCGTCAACCGATATACCGGAAGCACAGGTGA